The Thermus oshimai DSM 12092 genome includes a window with the following:
- a CDS encoding DUF5615 family PIN-like protein, with amino-acid sequence MGRVSGGAWPHRCPLVLFRSPQRQDEELLEAAIRGEYVLLTHDQDMGTLLALKQTTQPSVVLLRTSDLRPGVVGPKLVSILNDLREDLQAGALVVVEDERIRLRRLPI; translated from the coding sequence GTGGGTCGGGTTTCTGGGGGAGCATGGCCTCATCGCTGTCCATTGGTCCTCTTTAGAAGCCCTCAACGCCAAGACGAGGAGCTACTTGAAGCCGCAATCCGGGGAGAATACGTGCTCCTCACCCATGACCAGGACATGGGAACCCTCCTTGCGCTCAAGCAGACCACCCAGCCCAGCGTGGTGTTGCTCCGCACCAGCGACCTAAGGCCTGGGGTGGTAGGCCCGAAGCTGGTAAGTATCCTGAACGACCTACGGGAAGATCTGCAGGCAGGCGCCTTGGTGGTGGTAGAGGACGAGCGGATCCGCCTGCGTCGGTTACCCATCTAA
- a CDS encoding DUF433 domain-containing protein, protein MGWEERITVDPKVMGGKPCIRGMRITVGTLLTLLRHQTPEEILQDYPYLEPEDIDAALAYAAHLADQEVRA, encoded by the coding sequence ATGGGCTGGGAAGAACGGATCACCGTTGACCCTAAGGTGATGGGCGGCAAACCCTGTATCCGGGGCATGCGCATCACCGTGGGTACCCTTCTGACCCTCCTTAGGCACCAAACCCCGGAGGAGATCCTCCAGGACTACCCGTATTTGGAGCCTGAGGACATAGACGCCGCCTTAGCCTACGCTGCCCACCTTGCAGACCAGGAGGTAAGGGCCTGA
- the tpiA gene encoding triose-phosphate isomerase: MRRVLVAGNWKMHKVPSEARVWLAELKRLLPPLDSEAAVLPAFPILPVAKEVLGGSQVAYGAQDVSAHREGAYTGEVSARMLKDLGCRYAIVGHSERRRYHGETDALVAEKAKRLLEEGITPILCVGEPLEVRERGEAVPYTLNQLLESLRGVEPPAPEALVVAYEPVWAIGTGKNATPSDAEAMHRALRQALSERYGAGFGERVRILYGGSVNPKNFADLLSQPNVDGGLVGGASLELESFLALLRIAG, translated from the coding sequence ATGCGCCGGGTGCTGGTGGCAGGCAACTGGAAAATGCACAAGGTACCCTCGGAGGCCCGGGTCTGGCTTGCGGAGCTGAAACGGCTCCTCCCCCCCTTGGATTCCGAAGCGGCGGTCCTCCCCGCCTTCCCCATCCTCCCCGTGGCCAAGGAGGTCCTGGGGGGGAGCCAGGTGGCCTACGGGGCCCAGGACGTCTCCGCCCACCGGGAGGGGGCCTACACCGGGGAGGTGTCCGCACGGATGCTGAAAGACCTCGGCTGCCGCTACGCCATCGTGGGCCACTCGGAGCGCCGCCGCTACCACGGGGAAACCGACGCCCTGGTGGCGGAGAAGGCGAAAAGGCTTCTAGAGGAGGGGATCACCCCCATCCTCTGCGTGGGGGAGCCCCTGGAGGTCAGGGAGCGGGGCGAGGCCGTGCCCTACACCCTGAACCAGCTCCTGGAAAGCCTCCGGGGCGTGGAGCCCCCTGCCCCCGAGGCCCTGGTGGTGGCCTACGAGCCCGTCTGGGCCATCGGCACCGGGAAAAACGCCACCCCCTCCGACGCCGAGGCCATGCACCGGGCCCTCCGCCAGGCCCTCTCCGAGCGGTACGGGGCGGGCTTTGGGGAACGGGTGCGCATCCTCTATGGGGGGAGCGTGAACCCCAAGAACTTCGCCGACCTCCTCTCCCAGCCCAACGTGGACGGGGGCCTGGTGGGGGGGGCGAGCCTGGAGCTGGAAAGCTTCCTGGCCCTTCTCCGCATCGCGGGGTAG
- a CDS encoding fatty acid desaturase, with the protein MDKPKPQDWIPLIKPYAKPDTLRSLRQVADTLLPLLLLFFLAHKALSVSLLLTLALDMVAALFLVRLFILQHDAGHGSFFPKRWMNDLLGFFTGVLTLVPYHHWQLSHARHHATSGNLDKRGVGDIYTMTLEEYLKATPWERLKYRVYRNPFVMFFIGPVYVFMLSYRLPLGYGSDKPSVRNSVALTNLFLTLLLAGIVLLFGVKTLLFVYLPIQYLAGMVGIFLFYVQHQFEDAYWEHDPRWEHLKAAMEGSTYLKLPKVLEWLTGNIGFHHIHHLAPKIPNYHLPKVQEEVDLVKVAPTVTLKDAFQIAFADLHLHDEEKRKLVGFKEAHRRLRQKPARA; encoded by the coding sequence ATGGACAAGCCCAAACCCCAAGACTGGATCCCCCTCATCAAGCCCTACGCCAAGCCGGACACCCTAAGAAGCCTCCGCCAGGTGGCGGACACCCTCCTCCCCCTCCTCCTCCTCTTCTTCCTGGCCCACAAGGCCCTCTCCGTCTCCCTTCTCCTCACCCTGGCCCTGGATATGGTGGCCGCCCTTTTCCTGGTGCGGCTTTTCATCCTCCAGCACGACGCGGGCCACGGCTCCTTCTTCCCCAAGAGGTGGATGAACGACCTCCTGGGCTTCTTCACCGGGGTGCTCACCCTGGTGCCCTACCACCACTGGCAGCTCTCCCACGCCCGCCACCACGCCACCAGCGGCAACCTGGACAAGCGGGGCGTGGGGGACATCTACACCATGACCCTGGAGGAGTACCTGAAGGCCACCCCCTGGGAGCGCCTGAAGTACCGGGTCTACCGGAACCCTTTCGTGATGTTCTTCATCGGGCCGGTGTACGTCTTCATGCTCTCCTACCGCCTGCCCCTGGGGTACGGATCGGACAAGCCCTCGGTGAGGAACAGCGTGGCCCTCACCAACCTTTTCCTCACCCTCCTCCTCGCGGGCATCGTCCTCCTCTTCGGCGTGAAGACCCTCCTTTTCGTCTACCTCCCCATCCAGTACCTGGCGGGCATGGTGGGGATCTTTCTCTTTTATGTCCAGCACCAGTTTGAGGACGCCTACTGGGAGCACGACCCCCGCTGGGAGCACCTGAAGGCGGCCATGGAGGGGAGCACCTACCTGAAGCTCCCCAAGGTCCTAGAGTGGCTCACGGGGAACATCGGCTTCCACCACATCCACCACCTGGCCCCCAAGATCCCCAACTACCACCTGCCCAAGGTCCAGGAGGAGGTGGACCTGGTGAAGGTGGCCCCCACGGTGACCCTAAAGGATGCCTTCCAGATCGCCTTCGCGGACCTGCACCTCCACGACGAGGAAAAAAGGAAGCTGGTGGGGTTTAAGGAAGCCCACCGCCGCCTGAGGCAAAAGCCGGCCAGGGCCTGA
- a CDS encoding EAL domain-containing protein — protein MPERLRLTLDLAQTLLRPLPLEERLQLALDSLLREPWLTLEAKGALFLMKGGRLQLVAQRNLDEPLQRLCAQVPLGQCLCGRVAQEGAPLELSGVTEAHTTRYPGMPPHGHAIFPIAAGQRVLGVLNLYLAPGQALSPEARLALEEAAGLLALAVLRERAERAARVLHRGARLALEAPSHLDQAASAYLKGLCALLVEEGYLLAWVGEKGPGGRVVPREAAGAVGYLEGLAVRHDETPEGQGPTGRAIREGRPQVLRDVGADPRYGPWRLRAQAFGFASSAAFPLWVEGEVWGALNVYAAEPDAFDAEEVALLEDLAGLAGQAMERIRSYARAYQLAQVVEQVPESILLTDRQGRIFYANPALEAVTGYRPEELLGATPRVFKSGLHPPEFYQSLWRTLEGGGAFQALFLNRRKDGRLIAEQKILAPLYGPGRKLEGYLATSRLVTREYALSRVQAALLHFNQRFLREGFSPGLALALLQEAREGLLGVGGLVLFLKGLDGRYSMVAASGLDLAPWRGRAFPAAELYPLALPASQGRLEGEAHRALWEGLPPEVQGLLQGEGLYARLEAGGAGGEALGLLLARAQAPLGPEVEEAFRLLASGLEMVLATEEERKRTAFFTYHDPQTHLPNRLLLEEEAPALLKEGSWALGLMEWQGLQGEAWQAHFSLARALLAALRSCLEFPDRLYQLGPGSFALLLQGGKEAALRVEGCLERALKGLPLPPGGAAWLRVALGVALFPEDGASLGELLRHADLALAEARKEGGLAFFNPELARAHRERQDTLALLSAALEGEGFRIHAQPIAELESGKPVALELLLRLEVEGRLVSAGTFIPLAEETGLIVEMDLWLLNRLRELDLGLPLHLNLSPKTLADPRLLETAALLRGRPLEVEVTEYSLAQPGVGEVLKALKGLGFGLALDDFGQGYASMNALVENPFDALKVDRAFTWGIGQNPKAEAVLRAALDLARTLGLQAVAEGVETEEQRRWLLQVGYRLGQGYLLGRPSAV, from the coding sequence ATGCCGGAGCGCCTCAGGCTCACCCTTGACCTGGCCCAAACCCTTCTCCGCCCCCTTCCTTTGGAAGAGCGCCTCCAGCTGGCCCTGGACTCCCTTCTTCGGGAACCCTGGCTGACCCTCGAGGCCAAAGGCGCCCTCTTCCTCATGAAGGGGGGGCGGCTTCAGCTGGTGGCCCAGCGCAACCTGGACGAGCCCCTCCAGCGCCTGTGCGCCCAGGTGCCTTTAGGGCAGTGCCTGTGCGGCCGGGTGGCCCAGGAAGGGGCGCCCCTGGAGCTTTCGGGGGTGACGGAGGCCCACACCACCCGCTACCCCGGTATGCCCCCCCATGGCCACGCCATCTTCCCCATCGCCGCGGGGCAGCGGGTGCTGGGGGTTTTAAACCTCTACCTGGCCCCGGGCCAGGCGCTTTCCCCGGAGGCGCGCCTGGCCTTGGAGGAGGCGGCGGGGCTTCTGGCCCTGGCGGTGTTGCGGGAGCGGGCGGAGCGGGCCGCCCGGGTGCTCCACCGGGGGGCCCGCTTGGCCTTGGAGGCGCCAAGCCACCTGGACCAGGCGGCCTCGGCCTACCTGAAGGGGCTTTGCGCCCTCTTGGTGGAGGAGGGGTACCTCCTGGCCTGGGTGGGGGAGAAGGGGCCCGGGGGCCGGGTGGTGCCCCGGGAGGCGGCCGGGGCGGTGGGCTACCTGGAGGGGCTCGCGGTCCGCCACGACGAGACCCCCGAGGGCCAGGGCCCCACGGGCCGGGCCATCCGCGAGGGCCGGCCCCAGGTGCTCCGGGACGTGGGGGCAGACCCCCGCTACGGCCCCTGGCGCCTCCGGGCCCAGGCCTTTGGCTTCGCCTCCAGCGCGGCCTTTCCCCTTTGGGTGGAGGGTGAGGTCTGGGGGGCCCTGAACGTGTACGCCGCGGAGCCCGACGCCTTTGACGCGGAGGAGGTGGCCCTCCTGGAGGACCTGGCCGGCCTGGCGGGCCAGGCCATGGAGCGGATCCGGTCCTACGCCCGGGCCTACCAACTGGCCCAGGTGGTGGAGCAGGTGCCGGAGAGCATCCTCCTCACGGACCGCCAGGGGCGCATCTTCTACGCCAACCCCGCCCTGGAGGCCGTCACCGGCTATAGGCCGGAGGAGCTCCTAGGGGCCACGCCCCGGGTTTTCAAGTCCGGCCTCCATCCCCCGGAGTTTTATCAGAGCCTCTGGCGGACCCTGGAAGGGGGAGGCGCCTTCCAGGCCCTTTTCCTCAACCGCCGGAAGGACGGGCGGCTCATCGCCGAGCAAAAGATCCTGGCGCCCCTTTACGGCCCCGGAAGGAAGCTGGAAGGCTACCTGGCCACCTCCCGCCTGGTGACCCGGGAGTACGCCTTGAGCCGGGTTCAGGCCGCCCTCCTCCACTTCAACCAACGCTTCCTGCGGGAGGGGTTTTCCCCGGGCCTGGCGCTGGCCCTCCTTCAGGAGGCCCGGGAGGGTTTGCTGGGGGTGGGGGGATTGGTCCTTTTCCTAAAGGGCCTGGACGGGCGTTACTCCATGGTGGCGGCAAGCGGCCTGGACCTCGCCCCCTGGCGGGGCCGGGCCTTCCCCGCCGCGGAGCTTTACCCCCTGGCCCTCCCCGCTTCCCAGGGGCGCCTGGAGGGGGAGGCCCACCGGGCGCTTTGGGAGGGCCTGCCCCCGGAGGTCCAGGGCCTTTTACAGGGAGAGGGGCTCTACGCCCGCCTGGAGGCGGGCGGGGCGGGCGGGGAGGCCTTAGGGCTTCTCCTGGCCCGGGCCCAGGCCCCCCTGGGGCCGGAGGTGGAGGAGGCCTTCCGGCTTTTGGCTTCGGGCCTGGAGATGGTCCTGGCCACGGAGGAAGAGCGCAAGAGGACCGCCTTCTTCACCTACCACGACCCCCAGACCCACCTCCCCAACCGCCTCCTCCTGGAGGAGGAGGCCCCGGCCCTGCTCAAGGAGGGCTCCTGGGCCCTGGGGCTCATGGAGTGGCAGGGGCTCCAAGGGGAGGCTTGGCAGGCCCACTTTTCCCTGGCTCGAGCCCTCCTGGCGGCCTTAAGGTCCTGCCTGGAGTTCCCGGACCGCCTCTACCAGCTTGGCCCCGGGAGCTTCGCCCTCCTCCTCCAGGGGGGCAAGGAGGCGGCCTTGCGGGTGGAGGGCTGCTTGGAGCGGGCCCTAAAGGGGCTTCCCCTGCCCCCGGGCGGGGCCGCCTGGTTGCGGGTGGCCCTGGGGGTGGCCCTTTTCCCGGAGGACGGGGCCAGCCTAGGGGAGCTCCTCCGGCACGCCGATCTGGCCCTGGCCGAGGCCCGGAAGGAGGGGGGGCTGGCCTTCTTCAACCCGGAGCTGGCCCGGGCCCACCGGGAGCGGCAGGACACCCTGGCCCTCCTGTCGGCCGCCCTGGAGGGGGAGGGGTTTCGCATCCACGCCCAGCCCATCGCCGAGCTGGAAAGCGGGAAGCCCGTGGCCCTGGAGCTCCTCCTCCGCCTGGAGGTGGAAGGCCGCCTGGTGTCCGCCGGAACCTTTATCCCCCTGGCGGAGGAGACCGGCCTCATCGTGGAGATGGACCTTTGGCTTCTGAACAGGCTTCGGGAGCTGGACCTTGGGCTTCCCCTCCACCTGAACCTCTCCCCCAAAACCCTCGCCGACCCCCGGCTTCTGGAGACCGCGGCCCTTCTAAGGGGGCGCCCTCTGGAGGTGGAGGTCACGGAGTACAGCCTGGCCCAGCCGGGGGTCGGGGAGGTCCTAAAGGCCCTGAAGGGCTTGGGTTTCGGCCTGGCCCTGGACGACTTCGGCCAGGGGTACGCCTCCATGAACGCCCTGGTGGAGAACCCCTTTGATGCCCTCAAGGTGGACCGGGCCTTCACCTGGGGCATCGGCCAGAACCCCAAGGCCGAGGCGGTGCTCCGGGCGGCGTTGGACCTCGCCCGCACCCTGGGCCTTCAGGCCGTGGCCGAGGGGGTGGAGACGGAGGAGCAGCGGCGCTGGCTCCTCCAGGTGGGGTACCGCCTGGGCCAGGGCTACCTCTTGGGGCGGCCTAGCGCGGTTTGA
- the dtd gene encoding D-aminoacyl-tRNA deacylase: MRAVVQRVSEARVEVEGEVVGAIGVGLLVLLGVAREDNKEDALYLARKIVALRVFPDLEGKMNLSLKEVGGEVLLVSQFTLYADTRKGNRPSFLEAAPPEVGRRLFEAALEAFLEQGVHVETGVFGAHMRVHLVNDGPVTLILDSKDRLKPR; the protein is encoded by the coding sequence GTGCGGGCGGTGGTGCAGCGGGTCTCCGAGGCCCGGGTGGAGGTGGAGGGGGAGGTGGTGGGGGCCATCGGGGTGGGGCTCCTCGTCCTCCTCGGGGTGGCGCGGGAGGACAATAAGGAAGACGCCCTTTACCTGGCCCGCAAGATCGTGGCCCTGCGCGTCTTCCCCGACCTCGAGGGCAAGATGAACCTCTCCCTCAAGGAGGTGGGGGGGGAGGTGCTCCTGGTGAGCCAGTTCACCCTCTACGCCGACACCCGCAAGGGGAACCGGCCCTCGTTTCTAGAGGCCGCGCCCCCTGAGGTGGGGCGGAGGCTTTTTGAGGCGGCCCTCGAGGCCTTCTTGGAGCAGGGGGTGCACGTGGAAACCGGGGTCTTCGGGGCCCACATGCGGGTCCACCTGGTGAACGACGGCCCCGTGACCCTCATCCTGGACTCCAAGGACCGGCTCAAACCGCGCTAG
- a CDS encoding DegV family protein produces MGFTPTASKVAFVADSTLGLSPEEALKEGIHLVPQQVIHGGRAYRDLVEIRPEEVLRLLEKGERLTTSQVAPEDLRETYERLLKTHDRVLSVHVSGKLSGTVATAESVARAFGGRVLVLDSWSLNGGLRLVLEEARRLLRAGVAWEGLEGALAPFRARVRGYVLPKTLTYLHRSGRISGLQHFVGGLLRILPVLEIREGGVFPGPRVRGFGEGLRKVAELFRRDFPEGAQAYLAHAGNEEGARALGAAIRQEGVEVLGVLPAGAAVSVHTGPGTVALFAGPRG; encoded by the coding sequence ATGGGTTTTACGCCTACAGCCTCTAAGGTGGCCTTCGTGGCCGACAGCACCCTGGGCCTTTCCCCGGAAGAGGCCCTGAAAGAGGGCATCCACCTGGTCCCCCAGCAGGTGATCCATGGGGGCCGGGCCTACCGGGACCTGGTGGAGATCCGCCCCGAGGAGGTCTTGCGCCTCCTGGAAAAGGGGGAGCGCCTCACCACCAGCCAGGTGGCCCCGGAGGACCTAAGGGAAACCTACGAGAGGCTCCTTAAGACCCACGACCGGGTGCTTTCCGTCCACGTCTCCGGGAAGCTTTCGGGCACGGTGGCCACCGCGGAGAGCGTAGCCCGGGCTTTCGGAGGCCGGGTTTTGGTCCTGGACTCCTGGTCCCTCAACGGGGGGCTCAGGCTGGTCCTGGAGGAGGCCCGCCGCCTCCTCAGGGCCGGGGTGGCCTGGGAGGGGCTGGAAGGGGCCCTGGCCCCTTTCCGGGCCCGGGTGCGGGGGTATGTCCTCCCCAAGACCCTCACCTACCTCCACCGCTCGGGGCGGATCAGCGGCCTGCAGCACTTCGTGGGGGGGCTTCTTCGCATCCTCCCCGTGTTGGAAATCCGGGAGGGCGGGGTCTTCCCCGGCCCCCGGGTGCGGGGCTTCGGGGAGGGGCTTAGGAAGGTGGCCGAGCTCTTCCGGCGGGACTTCCCGGAAGGGGCCCAGGCCTACCTGGCCCACGCGGGGAACGAGGAAGGGGCCAGGGCCTTGGGGGCGGCCATCCGCCAGGAAGGGGTGGAGGTCCTGGGGGTGCTCCCCGCGGGGGCGGCGGTGAGCGTCCACACCGGCCCCGGCACCGTGGCCCTCTTCGCCGGGCCCAGGGGGTGA
- a CDS encoding DegV family protein, translated as MKVALVTDSTADLPKALRDELGIQAVPLYVNLGGRVYRDWEEITPNEVFQKVRAGEAFPTTSQPSPEDFVRAYEKALEGADHVLSIHISARLSGTVQSAELAAQNFPGRVTVFDSQGASLGIGMMVLRAHELLSEGAGLEAVLEELKRLRADHFVRFSVATLEFLKRGGRIGGAQALLGTLLGIKPILTLKEGRVEAAGRARGERKAKEEILKDFRAWGEGRKRIRAFFLYGGEEGAVEELKAMVLQSGLPVEEVLTGELGAVISSHTGPGTYGFYAYSL; from the coding sequence ATGAAGGTAGCCCTGGTAACCGACTCCACCGCCGACCTACCCAAAGCCCTTAGGGACGAGCTAGGCATCCAGGCCGTGCCCCTGTACGTGAACCTGGGGGGCCGGGTCTATAGGGATTGGGAGGAGATCACGCCCAACGAGGTCTTCCAGAAGGTGCGGGCCGGGGAGGCCTTCCCCACCACCAGCCAGCCCTCCCCCGAGGACTTCGTCCGCGCCTACGAAAAGGCCCTGGAAGGAGCGGACCACGTGCTTTCCATCCACATCTCCGCCCGGCTTTCCGGCACGGTGCAGTCTGCGGAGCTCGCCGCGCAAAACTTTCCAGGCCGGGTCACGGTCTTTGACAGCCAAGGAGCCTCCTTGGGGATCGGGATGATGGTCCTAAGGGCCCACGAGCTCCTCTCGGAAGGGGCGGGCCTCGAGGCCGTTTTGGAAGAGCTCAAGCGCCTCCGCGCCGACCACTTCGTGCGCTTCAGCGTGGCCACCCTGGAGTTCCTAAAACGGGGGGGGCGGATCGGGGGGGCCCAGGCCCTTCTCGGCACCCTTCTCGGCATCAAGCCCATCCTCACCCTCAAGGAGGGCCGGGTGGAGGCCGCGGGCCGGGCCCGGGGGGAGCGGAAGGCCAAGGAGGAGATCCTCAAGGACTTTAGGGCCTGGGGGGAGGGCCGGAAGCGGATCCGCGCCTTCTTCCTCTACGGGGGGGAGGAAGGGGCGGTGGAGGAGCTTAAGGCCATGGTCCTGCAAAGCGGCCTGCCCGTGGAGGAGGTCCTCACGGGGGAGCTTGGGGCGGTGATCTCCAGCCACACGGGGCCGGGAACCTATGGGTTTTACGCCTACAGCCTCTAA
- the serA gene encoding phosphoglycerate dehydrogenase has protein sequence MWRVLVSDDMRLGEVRYPGVLLDYRPGIGREELLEVIPAYDALITRSRTQVDAELLRRGKRLKVVGRGGVGVDNVDLEAASRLGILVVNVPEANTRSAAELAFGLLLAAARGIALSDRKIRAGEWDRKFLGLELKGKTLGIVGLGRIGGQVARFAKGFEMRVLAYDPYIPKTRAESLGVELLEDLSDMLRQSHFLTVHTPLTEETRGMIGRRELYLLPRGAVVVNAARGGIVDEKALLEVLEEGHLFAAGLDVFAEEPPPKDHPLLQHPKVVLTAHLGANTLEAQDRVGEAVLERVVRTLEGDLSYALNTGFDPEALQALKGFLPLGEALGKLLAQITRGRPEVLEVSFLGQFEKDPEPIASAVAKGFLARVLGEEAVNLVSARPLLKDRGVRLITRRQEEAGEYTRLVEVRLATDQEERRARGVVIAGRPRLVGIDDYALEVVPEGYMLVCVNYDRPGVVGQVGTLLGEAGVNIAGMQLGRDVPGGRALFVLTVDQKPSPEVLEALRGLPVLERVDLVEL, from the coding sequence ATGTGGAGGGTCCTGGTCTCGGACGACATGCGCCTGGGGGAGGTGCGCTACCCCGGGGTCCTTCTGGACTACCGGCCCGGGATCGGCCGGGAGGAGCTTTTGGAGGTCATCCCCGCTTACGACGCCCTCATCACCCGAAGCCGCACCCAGGTGGATGCGGAGCTCCTACGGCGGGGCAAGCGGCTTAAGGTGGTGGGCCGGGGCGGGGTGGGGGTGGACAACGTGGATCTCGAGGCCGCAAGCCGCCTGGGCATCCTGGTGGTGAACGTCCCCGAGGCCAACACCCGCTCCGCCGCCGAGCTCGCCTTCGGCCTCCTCCTGGCCGCCGCCCGGGGCATCGCCCTTTCCGACCGCAAGATCCGCGCGGGGGAGTGGGACCGGAAGTTCTTGGGCCTGGAGCTCAAGGGCAAGACCCTGGGCATCGTGGGCCTGGGGCGGATCGGCGGCCAGGTGGCCCGCTTCGCCAAGGGGTTTGAGATGCGGGTCCTGGCCTACGACCCCTACATCCCCAAGACCCGGGCGGAAAGCCTGGGGGTGGAGCTTCTGGAAGACCTTTCGGACATGCTCCGCCAGAGCCACTTCCTCACCGTCCACACCCCCCTTACGGAGGAGACCCGGGGGATGATCGGCCGCCGGGAACTCTACCTCCTCCCCCGGGGGGCGGTGGTGGTGAACGCCGCCCGGGGCGGGATTGTGGACGAAAAGGCCCTTCTTGAGGTCCTGGAGGAGGGCCACCTCTTCGCCGCGGGCCTGGACGTGTTCGCGGAGGAGCCCCCCCCTAAGGACCACCCCCTTCTCCAGCACCCCAAGGTGGTCCTCACCGCCCACCTGGGGGCCAACACCTTGGAGGCCCAGGACCGGGTGGGGGAGGCGGTGTTGGAACGGGTGGTGCGCACCCTGGAAGGGGACCTCTCCTACGCCTTAAACACCGGCTTTGACCCCGAGGCCCTCCAGGCCCTGAAGGGGTTTTTGCCCCTGGGGGAGGCCTTGGGCAAGCTCCTCGCCCAGATCACCCGGGGGCGGCCGGAGGTCCTGGAGGTGAGCTTCCTGGGGCAGTTTGAGAAGGACCCCGAGCCCATCGCCAGCGCGGTGGCCAAGGGGTTCTTGGCCCGGGTTTTGGGAGAGGAGGCGGTGAACCTGGTCTCCGCCAGGCCCCTCCTCAAGGACCGGGGGGTGCGGCTCATAACCCGCAGGCAGGAGGAAGCGGGGGAGTACACCCGCCTCGTGGAGGTGCGCCTGGCCACGGACCAGGAGGAGCGCCGGGCCCGGGGGGTGGTCATCGCGGGGAGGCCCCGGCTGGTGGGTATAGACGACTACGCCCTGGAGGTGGTCCCCGAGGGGTACATGCTGGTCTGCGTGAACTACGACCGCCCCGGGGTGGTGGGCCAGGTGGGGACCCTCCTCGGCGAGGCCGGGGTGAACATCGCCGGGATGCAGCTTGGGCGGGACGTGCCCGGGGGGCGGGCCCTTTTCGTCCTCACCGTGGACCAGAAGCCCAGCCCCGAGGTGCTGGAGGCCCTGAGGGGCCTCCCTGTGCTGGAGCGGGTGGACCTGGTGGAGCTTTAA
- a CDS encoding nucleotidyltransferase domain-containing protein, protein MAGPLAKALAQRQRAREALLEEARAYAKRVREALGEAEVYLFGSVARGDFNLESDLDLLVVSPALPQDPLERARLLFALRQGREEPRGLLPEEFARLRAKGGLWFLEGALRL, encoded by the coding sequence ATGGCGGGCCCTCTAGCCAAGGCCTTGGCCCAGCGGCAGAGGGCACGGGAAGCCCTCCTGGAGGAAGCCCGGGCCTACGCGAAAAGGGTCCGGGAAGCCCTGGGGGAAGCGGAGGTCTACCTTTTCGGCTCCGTGGCCCGGGGGGATTTCAACCTGGAAAGCGACCTGGACCTCCTGGTGGTCTCCCCCGCCCTGCCCCAAGACCCCCTGGAGCGGGCCCGGCTCCTCTTCGCCCTGCGCCAGGGGCGGGAAGAGCCCAGGGGCCTCCTCCCGGAGGAGTTCGCCCGCCTTAGGGCCAAGGGAGGGCTATGGTTTTTGGAAGGGGCCCTTAGGCTCTAG
- a CDS encoding HEPN domain-containing protein, which produces MDREEYERWLAQAKHTLASAERDAEEGDYDWASFKAQQAGEYALKGLLRGLGQAAHGHSLKRLLSVLEGAGVAIPPELLESAQELDIHYVPARYPDAYPEGSPFEFYNAKRAREALEAARRILTWVEDAWRAL; this is translated from the coding sequence GTGGACCGGGAAGAGTACGAGCGCTGGCTAGCCCAAGCCAAGCACACCCTGGCCTCCGCGGAGCGGGACGCGGAGGAAGGGGACTACGACTGGGCCTCTTTCAAGGCCCAACAGGCGGGGGAGTACGCCCTCAAAGGGCTCCTTAGAGGCCTAGGCCAAGCGGCCCATGGACACAGCCTCAAGCGGCTCCTGAGCGTCCTAGAAGGGGCAGGGGTAGCCATACCCCCTGAGCTACTGGAATCCGCCCAGGAGCTGGACATCCACTACGTGCCCGCCCGCTACCCGGACGCCTACCCGGAAGGAAGCCCCTTTGAGTTCTACAACGCCAAAAGGGCCCGGGAAGCCCTGGAGGCCGCCCGGCGGATCCTCACCTGGGTGGAGGACGCATGGCGGGCCCTCTAG
- a CDS encoding GbsR/MarR family transcriptional regulator — protein sequence MEAPLKAWVEETALLFEGAGLPRMAGRVLAWLLVADPPEQTAREMGEALSVSKGALSPALHLLTRLGLVEKLRRPGERADRYTVRPGAWRRLLLEKARALSLYREAAERGLALLPPEKGERLREMHRLYAFFERALPELLRRYEEEG from the coding sequence GTGGAAGCCCCCCTGAAGGCCTGGGTGGAGGAGACCGCCCTCCTCTTTGAAGGGGCGGGCCTGCCCCGGATGGCGGGCCGGGTGCTGGCCTGGCTCCTGGTGGCCGACCCTCCGGAGCAGACGGCCAGGGAGATGGGGGAGGCCCTCTCGGTGAGCAAGGGGGCCTTAAGCCCCGCCCTCCACCTCCTCACCCGCCTCGGCCTGGTGGAGAAGCTCAGGCGGCCGGGGGAGCGGGCGGACCGGTACACCGTCCGGCCCGGGGCCTGGCGGAGGCTCCTTTTGGAAAAGGCCCGGGCCCTAAGCCTATACCGGGAGGCCGCGGAGCGGGGCCTGGCCCTCCTCCCTCCCGAAAAGGGGGAGCGGCTAAGGGAGATGCACCGCCTATACGCCTTTTTTGAGCGGGCCCTTCCGGAGCTCTTAAGGCGCTACGAGGAGGAGGGATGA